TGAAAGTCAAAAAAGTGTAACTATTTTATTCAAACTCTACAAAACCATGTATGGTAGTTTTGATAAAATTATTTATTGGTTAGACCATAAAGCTTCAGGTGGAAAAACATTACCTAGTTATTTAATGACTATACTATCCATATTTGGATTAGGGTTCCAGCTTCTAATGATTGCTATTTTCTTAGTAATAGGACTCAAAGATTATATCATTCCGTATTTTATAACGACTTCAATATTTATTTTTGGCTTTATAGCTATCCGAAAATCACTATAAACACTATACAATTTCAGTTTTATTTGTAGATTTTATGAGATAAGTATATACCCACATTATAGAAAATGTAGGAATAACATCTGTAAATGGTAATGCTTCTTCTAAAAAAGCAACGACACCAGCAATTTTTCCAGCTTTACCTTTATATAATTTTGTCATAATTAGCCCAGAAAGTGGCGCCCAAACAAAATCAAACGGCGGAAAAATGATTGAAACGTATCCTAATGCATCTAGCAAAAGACTTAAAAATAATTTAGGGTATTTATTCATGTAATTTTTATTAATAATAAAGCAATAAGTATTCCAAATTCTAAAGGCGCCAAATTGACAATTGTACTTTTTGATATTTAACTTTTAATTAAGAGCACTCACGCTAATGGCTTAGTAGATTTGCACCATCAAAATCACAAGTTATTATTTCAATAAAAAACATGTATCCAAAAGCGCTTTTTATAAGTTTCTTTTCCCTTTGTATCGCTACAATAAGCTTTGCTCAGACTAAAAAAGTACATAATATTGAAAGAACTAATAAATCACCCAAAATTGATGGTATTTTAGACGATACAGCTTGGCGATCTGCAGAGATAGCTACAGATTTTATATCATTTCAACCAGAAATAGGTTTAAAAGCACCAAATTCAGAACGTACCGAGGTCAAAATGACTTATGATGACCAAGCTATTTATGTATCTGCATATATGTACGATGACCCAAGTAAAATAATGAAGCAATTGACTAACAGAGATGATTTTGGTCAATCCGATTTTTTCCTATTAGTTCTAAATCCAAATAACGATGCTCAAAATGATATAACATTTTTTGTATTTGCCTCTGGTCAACAAGCCGATGCTATTGTAAATCCAACTATCGGAGAAGATTTTGGTTGGAATGCAGTTTGGCAAAGTGCAGTAAAGATTAATGATGACGGTTGGACTGTTGAAATGAAAATACCATATCGCGCTTTACGTTTTCCTGAGCAAGAGACACCAACTTGGGGAATCCAATACCACAGAGAAGTAAGACGGACACGAACACGTTTCACATGGAATCCTATCGACCCAACACAAGGAAATATAGGTCTATATCATGGTGAATTGAAAGGTTTAGATAATATTAAGCCACCTGTAAGATTAAACCTGTATCCTTTTATGACAGGTATTGCTAGTGAATTTGACGGAGAATCTGAAACTGATTTACGTTTTGGTCTAGACGTAAAATATGGTATTACAGACAACTTTACTTTAGATGCTACTTTAGTTCCTGACTTTAGTCAAGTTGGCTTTGATAATTTAGAATTAAACCTTGGTCCTTTTGAGCAAACTTTTAGAGAACAACGTCAATTTTTTACTGAAGGTGTAGATTTATTTAGTAAAGGAGGCTTATTCTTTTCAAGACGAATTGGTAGTGCCCCAATCGGAAATGTTGATTTAGCCGATGGTGAAAATCTAAACAGGCCAAATACAACTAAAGTTTTAAATGCTATAAAAGTCTCTGGACGAACTAAGAGTGGTTTAGGTATTGGAATTTTAAATGCCATTACCGAGAAAACAACAGCCACAGTTACCGACGATAACGATGTTGTATTACGCGACGAAGTTGTAGAACCACTCGCAAATTATAGCGTATTAGCTATAGACCAACAATACAATGGCAACTCATCCATTAGTTTAATCAATACTAATGTACTAAGAGAAGGAAGTTTTAGAGATGCTAATGCTACGGCTTTGGTAAGCAACTTTCAAAACAAAAGAAATACATTTAGAGTTGATACTGAGTTAAGAATGAGTTATGTCGATTTTCAGGGTGCTGAAGCTGAAACGGGTTTTAGCAGCTTTCTTTTTGTTGGAAAAACACACGGTAATTGGCGTTATAGCTTTGATCACAGGTTTGCTGATACTAAATACAATATTAATGACTTAGGATTAAACTTAAGAAACAATCTTAATAACTTTGGAGCAGATTGGTCTTATGAGATCTTTGAGCCTACAGAAAAATTAAATAGATACAGGATTAATGGTTTCATTAATTATGAACGTCTTGCTAGCCCAAATACATTTACTGGTTTAAGTATAGGTATCAATTATTTTGCTATTGCAAAAAGAACACTTGATGCTTATGGATTTAATTTTAGAATAAGACCCGGTAAGCAGTTTAATTATTTTGAGTCACGTGATGGTCGACCATTTATTTTTGAAAATTTCGCTCGTGTTGGTGGTTTTATTTCAACTAATTACGACCGTCCATTTGCATATGATATTAGAGCATCAGTAGGCGCTATTTTTGAAGATGGTCGTGATTTTACGTCTGTAAATCTCGAATTAGAACCAAGATATCGCTTTAACGATAAATTTCTTTTAATTTATAACGTTGAATACGATAAGCGTAAAGGAGAACGTGGTTTTGCTACTAGAGAAAATGACGAAACAATTTTTGGAGAACGCGATAGGCGTCGTGTTACTAATACAATAACAGCAAATTATACATTTAACCCATTACATACTGTCTCATTAAACTTAAGACATTATTGGGATACTGTTGATTATGACCAGGATTTATTTACTCTTTTAGATAATGGGCGATTGACAACAGCATCTGGTTATAATTTAGATAATATATCTAGTGACCCTAACGTGAATTTTAGCACGTGGAATGTAGATTTG
This DNA window, taken from Winogradskyella sp. PC-19, encodes the following:
- a CDS encoding DUF5916 domain-containing protein produces the protein MYPKALFISFFSLCIATISFAQTKKVHNIERTNKSPKIDGILDDTAWRSAEIATDFISFQPEIGLKAPNSERTEVKMTYDDQAIYVSAYMYDDPSKIMKQLTNRDDFGQSDFFLLVLNPNNDAQNDITFFVFASGQQADAIVNPTIGEDFGWNAVWQSAVKINDDGWTVEMKIPYRALRFPEQETPTWGIQYHREVRRTRTRFTWNPIDPTQGNIGLYHGELKGLDNIKPPVRLNLYPFMTGIASEFDGESETDLRFGLDVKYGITDNFTLDATLVPDFSQVGFDNLELNLGPFEQTFREQRQFFTEGVDLFSKGGLFFSRRIGSAPIGNVDLADGENLNRPNTTKVLNAIKVSGRTKSGLGIGILNAITEKTTATVTDDNDVVLRDEVVEPLANYSVLAIDQQYNGNSSISLINTNVLREGSFRDANATALVSNFQNKRNTFRVDTELRMSYVDFQGAEAETGFSSFLFVGKTHGNWRYSFDHRFADTKYNINDLGLNLRNNLNNFGADWSYEIFEPTEKLNRYRINGFINYERLASPNTFTGLSIGINYFAIAKRTLDAYGFNFRIRPGKQFNYFESRDGRPFIFENFARVGGFISTNYDRPFAYDIRASVGAIFEDGRDFTSVNLELEPRYRFNDKFLLIYNVEYDKRKGERGFATRENDETIFGERDRRRVTNTITANYTFNPLHTVSLNLRHYWDTVDYDQDLFTLLDNGRLTTASGYNLDNISSDPNVNFSTWNVDLSYQWQFAPGSFLTALYRNQLFNVNDDAFDTFSGSLNNLFEQPALHQFSLRLQYFIDFNGIKSVFKKNNSSS